A genomic region of Pirellulales bacterium contains the following coding sequences:
- a CDS encoding NADH-quinone oxidoreductase subunit M yields the protein MDNPYIFPLSLITFLPALGALVLAFFPRDAKGAIRWLTLIVTVLVFIATVYIAIPRPEGATTSQFDLQADAARQMQDLFSVPWISSFNINYLMGLDGISFPLVILTSLVSMLAMGASWNIEKHVKAYCILFLLLETGMIGVFLALDFFLFYVFWEVMLLPMYFLIGVWGGPRKEYAAIKFFLYTLVGSVLMLIAILMLYFNSDLKLLEDQQLLDSKAVEVTAAEVAAAGGQTADELLQAKIAAIRADKNPTHTFNLLALAAIGQHEQSPFNVEILWGKSLQWWAFVLLFIGFAIKVPAVPVHTWLPDAHVEAPTPISMILAGILLKMGGYGILRICYPICPQAGYELAGVVCGIGVLSMVYGAFAALAQKDFKRLVAYSSVSHMGYVLLGLGVWSAAAPAYNSQYWAMGISGAMFQMIAHGISSAGMFFMVGVIYDRVHHRNLNEFGGLFHKMPLYSGMAFGIFFAGLGLPGLCGFSGEVLVTLSVWNYSQVLAVISAAVVILTAGYILWTLQRVYLGAEYRGPHGEHLHPMTGRELAIAAPLLAFAVLFGVNPQLVFQYTTPTIDHQAQTLTNLTPGFEKLAADRATTSQPAANRVAKILPPPPHPTNTEQ from the coding sequence ATGGACAATCCTTATATTTTCCCCCTGTCGTTGATTACGTTTCTGCCGGCGCTCGGCGCTTTGGTGCTGGCGTTCTTTCCGCGCGACGCCAAAGGGGCGATCCGCTGGCTCACATTGATCGTCACGGTGCTCGTGTTTATCGCCACGGTCTATATCGCGATTCCTCGCCCGGAAGGAGCAACGACGTCGCAGTTCGATCTCCAGGCGGACGCCGCCCGGCAAATGCAAGATCTATTCAGCGTGCCGTGGATCAGCTCGTTCAACATCAACTACTTGATGGGGTTGGACGGCATCAGCTTCCCGCTCGTGATCCTCACGTCGCTCGTCAGCATGCTGGCCATGGGCGCAAGCTGGAATATCGAAAAGCATGTGAAGGCCTACTGCATCTTGTTTCTGCTCTTGGAAACCGGAATGATCGGCGTCTTCTTGGCGCTCGATTTCTTCCTGTTCTATGTGTTCTGGGAAGTAATGCTGTTGCCGATGTATTTTCTCATTGGTGTCTGGGGCGGCCCGCGCAAAGAATACGCGGCGATCAAGTTCTTCCTGTATACGCTCGTCGGCAGCGTGCTCATGCTGATCGCGATTTTGATGCTGTATTTCAATAGCGATTTGAAGCTACTCGAAGACCAGCAGCTTCTCGATAGCAAGGCCGTTGAAGTGACCGCTGCCGAAGTTGCCGCCGCAGGAGGCCAGACGGCTGACGAATTGCTGCAAGCGAAGATCGCCGCGATCCGCGCCGATAAGAATCCCACTCATACATTCAACTTGCTGGCGCTGGCGGCAATCGGCCAACACGAACAGTCGCCGTTCAACGTCGAGATCCTCTGGGGCAAGTCGCTCCAATGGTGGGCTTTTGTATTGCTCTTCATTGGATTTGCGATCAAAGTCCCCGCCGTGCCGGTGCATACATGGCTTCCCGATGCGCACGTCGAAGCCCCCACGCCAATTTCGATGATCCTAGCCGGCATTCTGCTCAAAATGGGCGGCTACGGTATCTTGCGGATTTGCTATCCAATCTGCCCGCAGGCCGGTTACGAACTGGCCGGCGTCGTCTGTGGTATCGGGGTGTTGAGCATGGTCTACGGTGCGTTTGCCGCACTGGCTCAAAAGGATTTCAAGCGGCTTGTCGCCTATAGCTCGGTCAGTCATATGGGCTATGTGCTGTTGGGACTTGGCGTTTGGAGCGCCGCCGCACCGGCCTACAACTCGCAATACTGGGCGATGGGCATCAGCGGGGCGATGTTCCAAATGATCGCCCACGGCATTAGTTCGGCCGGCATGTTCTTCATGGTCGGCGTCATTTACGACCGCGTGCATCACCGCAATCTGAACGAATTCGGTGGGCTGTTCCATAAAATGCCGCTCTATAGTGGCATGGCTTTCGGCATTTTCTTCGCCGGTCTGGGCTTGCCGGGCCTCTGCGGCTTCAGTGGCGAAGTGCTGGTGACGCTCTCGGTTTGGAACTATAGCCAAGTATTGGCAGTGATTTCCGCGGCAGTCGTGATTCTGACCGCCGGGTATATCCTGTGGACGCTGCAACGAGTCTACCTGGGGGCCGAATACCGCGGCCCGCACGGCGAGCATTTGCATCCGATGACCGGCCGCGAATTGGCAATTGCCGCGCCCCTGTTGGCGTTTGCCGTTCTGTTCGGCGTCAATCCGCAACTGGTCTTTCAGTACACGACGCCGACCATCGATCATCAGGCTCAAACGCTGACCAATTTAACGCCAGGTTTCGAGAAGCTCGCGGCCGACCGGGCGACCACCAGCCAACCTGCCGCCAATCGGGTCGCCAAAATTTTGCCACCGCCGCCGCACCCAACAAACACCGAACAATAA
- a CDS encoding NADH-quinone oxidoreductase subunit N, producing MSLSQLLNSIVGNTTDSVLLFRPELVLCATIVLMLLVRVFHGGERIHAFWIALIGSAVGFWFSIPWNQLAALGGMDRVELFTGMLVYDSFTIFFRAILLLFAVLFVIFTRISGIPAKEDATDFYSLVLGATLGMCIMASANHLLTIFLGVEMASVPSYALVGILKGQPKSSEAALKYSVYGAGAAGVMLYGISLLAGVLGTCHLPTMADRMADAIAGGQLADRAMVLALGGLMIGVGLAFKLSAFPFHFWCPDVFEGACAEVNAFLSVASKAAALALLIRVAVGFGSVHSEPRTMPVASAAAIHETAANVPAAKVNISTVSAVKPAAVQANSVSTADRSRALEPVRRYLALLIAVIAAVTCTFGNLAAYGQTNIKRLMAYSTIAHAGYMMMPVAAGVALSGSDTAAAAHAFAAIPFYVGLYLFMNLGAFAIIAFLRNAMRSEEIDHYGGLMRVAPGVVVCFAVILFSLVGLPPLAGFSAKYVAFAALVSAMSAPGYSGLMLALLVIGGLNTAVSLFYYLRVVKAMTIDPESDTRPAVGFSLVSVRGAFVALVTLPVLILGLFWNQFYAWLTSGAANLL from the coding sequence GTGTCTCTTTCCCAACTTCTTAATTCGATTGTCGGCAATACGACCGACAGCGTCCTGCTGTTTCGGCCGGAACTGGTACTTTGTGCCACGATCGTGCTGATGCTGCTGGTGCGCGTGTTCCACGGTGGTGAGAGGATCCACGCTTTCTGGATTGCGCTCATTGGCTCGGCAGTTGGCTTTTGGTTTTCGATTCCGTGGAACCAGCTTGCTGCGCTGGGCGGAATGGATCGAGTCGAACTGTTCACCGGCATGCTGGTGTACGATTCGTTTACGATCTTCTTCCGCGCCATTCTGTTGCTGTTCGCGGTGTTGTTCGTCATTTTTACGCGAATCTCCGGTATTCCTGCCAAAGAAGACGCTACAGATTTTTATTCGCTCGTACTCGGCGCAACGCTCGGTATGTGCATCATGGCCTCGGCCAACCATTTGTTGACGATTTTTCTCGGCGTCGAGATGGCCAGCGTTCCTTCGTATGCCTTGGTGGGAATTCTCAAAGGCCAACCCAAGAGCAGCGAAGCGGCGCTGAAATACTCGGTTTACGGCGCCGGTGCCGCAGGCGTAATGCTCTACGGCATCAGCTTGCTGGCCGGCGTCCTTGGCACCTGTCATCTCCCCACGATGGCCGATCGGATGGCCGATGCGATTGCCGGCGGACAACTTGCCGACCGCGCCATGGTGCTGGCACTCGGCGGTCTGATGATCGGTGTCGGCCTGGCGTTCAAGCTGTCTGCGTTTCCGTTCCATTTTTGGTGCCCCGATGTGTTCGAGGGAGCGTGCGCCGAAGTAAACGCATTCTTAAGCGTGGCCTCGAAAGCCGCGGCATTGGCACTGTTGATTCGCGTGGCCGTTGGATTTGGATCGGTGCATTCGGAACCCAGGACGATGCCGGTCGCGTCCGCCGCGGCAATTCACGAAACTGCGGCGAACGTTCCTGCCGCCAAAGTCAATATCTCCACGGTCAGTGCCGTCAAGCCTGCGGCAGTGCAAGCGAATTCGGTTTCAACCGCCGATCGCAGTCGCGCGCTCGAACCGGTGCGTCGCTATCTCGCCCTGCTGATCGCCGTCATCGCCGCGGTGACCTGCACCTTTGGCAATCTGGCAGCTTACGGCCAAACCAATATCAAGCGCCTGATGGCTTATTCCACGATCGCTCATGCTGGGTACATGATGATGCCGGTGGCCGCCGGAGTGGCGCTGTCGGGCAGCGATACCGCTGCCGCGGCGCATGCGTTTGCGGCAATACCATTCTATGTTGGCCTGTACTTGTTTATGAATCTTGGTGCTTTCGCCATCATTGCGTTCTTGCGCAATGCAATGCGAAGCGAAGAAATCGACCATTACGGCGGTCTGATGCGCGTCGCCCCCGGTGTCGTCGTCTGCTTCGCCGTGATTTTGTTCAGTCTGGTTGGCCTGCCGCCGCTGGCGGGTTTTTCGGCGAAATACGTAGCCTTCGCGGCGCTTGTTTCGGCAATGTCGGCTCCCGGCTACAGCGGCCTGATGCTCGCTTTGCTGGTGATTGGCGGATTGAATACGGCCGTCAGCCTGTTCTATTACCTTCGCGTTGTGAAAGCGATGACGATCGATCCCGAGTCTGATACTCGCCCGGCCGTTGGTTTTTCGCTGGTATCCGTTCGCGGAGCGTTTGTCGCGCTGGTCACGCTGCCAGTGCTGATTCTCGGCTTGTTTTGGAATCAATTTTACGCGTGGCTTACAAGCGGCGCGGCCAACTTGTTGTAA